CAAATCTGATTTTCTGGCCAATATGTCGCACGAAATCAGAACTCCGCTAAATGGTATTATTGGTTTTACACATTTATTGATGAAAACCGACCTTGAAGAAATTCAGGAAAAATACATGACTACGATTAATCAATCGGCACATTCATTATTGGAAATCATCAATGATATTCTTGATTTTTCTAAAATTGAAGCCGGAAAACTGGAGCTTTTCATTGATTTGTACGATATTAAAAAAGTGCTCGGTCAGGTTTTTGATTTGATTGTTTATGAGTCAAATCAAAAAAATCTTCAATTAGAACTCAATGTAGATCCGGATGTTCCTAAATACATTTGGACAGATATTGTGCGTATAAAACAAATCCTGATCAATTTACTTTCGAATGCAGTAAAATTCACCAATGAAGGTTCTATAAAGCTAAATGTTTCGGTTCTGGAAAAATTCAAAAGCAACAATTGCGTCATTCGGTTCTCTGTAATTGATACAGGAATTGGAATTTTAGAAAAGAATCAAAAGAAAATTTTCAAGGCATTTTCACAAGAAGATAGTTCTACAACGAGAAAATTTGGAGGAACCGGTTTAGGATTGACTATTTCGAACCAATTATTGGCTCTAATGGAAAGCCGATTACAACTGGAAAGTAAAATAGATATTGGAAGTAATTTTTATTTTGATTTAAATCTAAAAACAAGCAATCAAAGCATTAATGAAAAATACAATGACGAACTAAAGAAAATAAATTCAAAAACGGATTGTATTAATGAATTAAGGGATAAATCAATAACCTTTTTGATTGTAGAAGACAATAAGGTAAATATGATGCTGTTAAAAACTATCATTAAAAATTTATACAATAATGCTTTTATTTATGAATGCGAAAACGGATATGAAGCCGTACAACAATTCGAAAACATTAATCCAAATATGGTCTTTATGGATATTCAAATGCCAATAATGAATGGCTACGAAACCACAAAAGCAATTAGAAATACAAGCCGCGGAAGAGATATACCTATAATTGCCGTTACTGCCGGAGCCGAAAAAGAAGAACGCAACAAATGTATCTCAGCCGGAATGAACGATTACATTTCGAAGCCAATAATGAAAGGAACCGTGGAAGATGCTTTGACAAAATGGCTAAAATAATTAAAAGTAAATGAGATCGATTAGTCTCTAATTCCAAAAAAAAATATAAATTCGTAGAGGTTTACCCTACAATTATTTTAAATACAATATACTATGAAATGGCAAGGCAGAAGACAAAGCGATAATGTAGAAGACAGAAGATCAATTTCTGGCGGAAAAGTAGCCGTTGGCGGCGGTATTATTGGAATAGTAATTTTGCTGCTAAATGTTTTTGGTGGTGAAACCGGACAAACTATAGGATCTGCTCTGGAACAAATACAAGGCGGACAACAACAAACAACTGAAACTGCAGCTCCGTTAAGCAAGGAAGATGAAGAAATGGGGCAATTTGTCAGAGTTAATTTAGCCGATAATGAAGACATCTGGGGCAAAATATTTGCCAAAAACGGACTAACATACAAAAATCCAAAATTAGTGCTTTTTAGAGGCTCTGTAAATACTGCTTGTGGCGGAGCATCATCTGCGTCAGGACCATTTTACTGTCCGGGAGATCAAAAAGTATATATGGATTTGGCCTTCTTTGAGGAACTAAAAACTAAATTTGGTGCCAAAGGTGGTGACTTTGCAATTGCGTACGTTATTGCGCACGAAATTGGCCATCACATACAAACCTTATTAGGAACCTCAGCTAAGATGCGTCAGGAACAAGAAGGAAAAAGTGAAGCCGAAGCTAATAAACTTTCGGTTGCATTAGAACTACAAGCTGATTTTTACGCCGGAGTATGGGCGCATTACAATGAAAAAAATCTCGATCCTGGTGATATTGACGAAGCTTTGAGCGCTGCAAATGCCGTTGGAGATGATGCAATTCAAAGCAAAATGCAAGGTCATGTTGTTCCGGATTCCTTCACACACGGAACATCTGAGCAAAGAATGTACTGGTTCAAAAAAGGTTTCAAAACCGGCGATATCAAACAAGGAAATACTTTTGACGAAATTCGTTAATCCGCAAACCAAATATAATAACCAAATAAGCATGACTTAAACGTCATGCTTTTTTTGTGCTTTGTTGCGTGATTTTTGAACCATATAAGTGATATGTAGAGATGCACAGCAGTGCATCTAACACAACGTAAGTCAACATTTTTTTGTCACATTAAACCATATAAGTGATTTAAGTTCATTTTACGTCATTTATTTATATGATAAACTAAAACATACTCCAAGGTTTCAACCTCGAAATACCCATCCTAATATGGATTGTGTGATATATTGTGTACCCAAGGTTGAAACCTTGGGCTATATTTAATAAGAGCGCATTCTCAATGTAATTTCTTATTCCTGAAAAATGAAAAGATTGTATTAAAACATTATCAAAAATTTAAATCCTCAAACTAAACATAGCCCAAGATTTCAACCTTGGGTACGCATTGCAATACGAATTGTGTGATACACATCGTGACATCTATTTAGTTCCCATAGTTAAAACCACGGGCTATAGCTGAAATCTAAAATGAACTTAAATCACTTATATGGTAGAAGAAAATTAAACGCACAAAAAAAGCCTTGAATTTCTTCAAGGCTTTAAATTTCTGGGTGGCTGACCGGGTTCGAACCGGCGACCCGCGGCACCACAAACCGCTACTCTAACCAGCTGAGCTACAACCACCATTTTTGCTTAGCGAGTGCAAATATACAACTAATGTTTACTTCTCCAAAGAAAAAAAGGTTGAAAACTGGAGATATGAGGCAAAAAAGTACTTTTGATGAAATAAAATGATTTATAAACCAAACCATAATAACCAATAAACCAATACTAAACGTGTTTTTTTTTTGTGTGAAAAACAAAAACAAAAAAAATCCAAAATTTAAATCCCAAATTCTAAAATCTTAGTCACCGTAATATTCACCATCTTGGAATTTGGAATTTAAAAAAAATTGGGATTTAAATTATAAGCACAAAAAAAGCCTTGAATTTCTTCAAGGCTTTAAATTCCTGGGTGGCTGACCGGGTTCGAACCGGCGACCCTCGGCACCACAAACCAATACTCTAACCAGCTGAGCTACAACCACCATTTTTCTTTGCGGTTGCAAATATACAACAAAGGTTTACTTCCGCAAATATAAAACAGAAAAAATATTAAACTTTTTATATCAAATCTTCTAAACTATTGACTGCCAAACATCTTTCAACAGTAAAACCTTCAGCAAAATCTTTCCCAACTAACCTTCCTAGGTCCTGCGCACGATAATTTAGGCTTTCAAAGAAGTTTTTACTTGTAATTGGCGTTACAGGTTCTGTTGAATTTGGATCATAAAACTGCGTTTTATAAGCCATAATCGCTTCTACCTTTTTCTCTTCAAAACCTGTGATGTCAACTACAAAATCCGGTTGAATGTTTTTCCACTGAATATAGTGATAAACCACTTTTGGTCTCCATGGTTCTTGATTCTCTCCATCAACCGAAGTTTCAATCTTTACCAATCCCGATAAAAAGCAAGCATCAGAAACTAATTTACTTCCTTTTCCGTGATCGATATGACGATCGTCAATTGCATTACACAATACGATTTCAGGTTTATACTTACGAATCATTTTTATAACCTCTAATTGGTGTTTTTCGTCATTTACAAAAAATCCGTCACGCATCTCCAGATTTTCACGAACCAAAACACCTAATATTTTTGCTGCATCTGCAGCTTCAGAATCTCTGGTTTCTGCAGTTCCGCGTGTACCTAATTCGCCACGCGTTAAATCTACAATACCAACTTTTTTTCCAAGAGATACTTCTTTTAAAATTGTTCCCGCACAACCTAATTCTACATCATCCGGATGTGCTCCAAAGGCTAATATATCTAATTTCATACTTTTAATTTTGTTTTCTTTTGTTTCAGGTTTTCTTTGTTTCAAGTTAACAATCAGAACGTGAAACTTGAAACCTAACACTTTTCTCTAACAATTACTATTCTTTTTTACGTTCAAAACTCTTTTCATCGTCATTGATTTATTGACGCTTTCCTCCCATTCATTTTCGGGAATACTTTCTTTTGTAATTCCGCAACCCATGTATAATATTGCTTTATTATCCTTGATTTGCATGCTGCGTAAATTTACAAATAAATCAGAGCTTGCTATTTTGTTCGCAAAACTGCTATTTAATTCGCCAAGAAATCCTGTATAGAAAGTTCGGTCATAATTTTCATTTTCGATGATAAAAGCTTTTGCTTTCTTTTTTGGCAAACCACAAACCGCAGGCGTTGGATGCAAAGTATCGATAACTTCTTCAAGCGTTGAATTATCATTTAAAACTCCCGAAATGTCAGTTTTAATATGCCAGATCGATCCAGCTTTCAAACTATAAGGTTCCGTAACATTAACCGAAGCTGCAACTTCACGTAATCTTTTCACGATAAAATCAGTAACATATTGCTGTTCGTCTTTTTCTTTTTGCTGCCAAAGAATCTCAGATTCTTCCGTCGTTTTCTGAGTTCCAGCCAAAGCAGTCGTTTCAAAAACATTTCCGCTTGCTTTCAATAATTGTTCCGGCGTTGCTCCCATCCAAAGTCCAATTTGAGGATGAAAAAAACAATACGAAAAAGTCGTTGGATATAAATGAATCAAACGCTGAAAAATGGTGCTGAAATCGAAATTAACCAAGTCAATTGTTTCGCTTCTGGATAAAACCACTTTTTTGAATTCGTCATTTTTAATCGCTTCAATTCCTTTTGAAACCAAATCTTCATATTGATTTTTGGCTTCCAAATCAAAATTAACCTCTTCGATTTCACTAAAATCAAAATTGACTTTAGTTTGTTCGGCACTAATAATTTTTGATTCTTCTTCCGGAATTAAAATCAGTTGTTTTTCATCAAAAGAAGCAAAAACAAAACCCTTCTCGCTATAATCCGAAACCGTATACAAAGTATCATTTTGCTGTAAAAGCGCATAAATACTTGACGAGTTAGGTTTCGAATAGATTACAAAAGGTAAATTTTGCTCTTGATGTTTTTTTACAGTAGAAAAAAAGTCATTCATATTTTCTACGCTTTCTTTTTGTCTAAAACCATATTCGTCAATTTGCAAAGCGAAATCAGGTTTCCGGCTTCATCAGTAATTTTAATTTCCCAAAGATGAATACTTCTTCCTTTATGAATGATTCTCGCCGTCCCAAAAACAAAACCTTCACGAATACTTTTCAGGTGATTTGCCGAAATTTCGATTCCGCGAACTTCCTGTTCTTTTGGATCAATAAAAAAGAAAGATGCTGCACTTCCCACACTTTCAGCCAAAGCTACTGAAGCGCCGCCGTGCAATAATCCCATTGGTTGGTGAACGCTTGGATTTACAGGCATTTTTGCAGTTAAAAAATCTTCGCCTGCGTCTATATATTCAATTTTTAGCGTTTCCATCAAAGTGTTTTTAGAAAACTGATTGCAACGCTCTAATATTTGTTCTTTTGTGTAATTCATTTAAAATAGGCTTTAAAATCGTAAAATTAAAGAAAAGATGAGATACAAATTAGAAAATACATTTCTAATATTAAAAATCATCTTCAAACGTGTAAGTTTTTTGCTATTTTTACAAAAAAGATTTTAAATGCGTCAATACTTTATACTCTTCATTTTCGGTTTCCTTTTAGCTTTCAGTTCATGTCGAACAGATTTTGATACCGTTGCCAGTTCCGGAGATTTAAAGTTCTCAAAAGATACCGTTTATTTAGATACTGTTTTTAAAAACATTGGTTCAAGCACGTACCAACTTAAAGTCTATAATAAAAGTAAAAACGACATTTCGATTCCAACAGTTCAATTCAAAAAAGGCTTAAGTTCAAAATACCGAATGACTGTTGACGGAATGACCGGAAATAATGGTAAAATCTTTAATAATGTTACGCTTTTGGCGAAAGACAGTTTGTACATTTTTATAGAAACCACTGCCGATATTACAGACGCGAATCCAACAGATTTTTTATATACCGATGAAATTCAATTTGACAGCGGCGCAAATCTTCAGGAAGTTGCTTTGGTTACCTTAATTCAGGATGCTGTTTTTCTTTATCCGAAACAAAATGCTGATGGAACTAAAGAAAAAATCAAAATTGACGGTAAAGATGTTGATGGATTTTATCTAAACGAAAATGATCCTGTAAACGGAAATGAACTGATTTTTACAAAACAAAAACCTTATGTAATCTATGGTTATGCAGGAGTTCCAGAAAATAAAACTGTAACTTTTGAAGCCGGAGCTCGAGTGTTTTTTCACGCAAGTTCAGGACTTTACGTCGATAATAAAGCTTCGTTACAAATAAATGGAACAACATCAACAACCGAAAAACTTGAAAATGAAGTTGTTTTTGAAGGCGATCGATTAGAATCTCTTTACGATGATATTCCGGGACAATGGAAATCGGTGATATTATCCAGCGGAAGTACAAATCACACGATAAATCATCTGACTTTAAAAAATGCTATTACTGGTTTAGATATTAGAAACCAAGACAATACAACAATTCAAATTAAAAATACTCAGATTTACAATTGTGCAGAATATGGAATTCTAGCTCAAAATGCCCGAATTAATGGTGAAAACATTGCAATTAGTTATGCTGGTTTAGCAAGTTTATCATGTGTTTATGGCGGAAATTATATTTTTACACATTGCACTTTTAATAACAATTGGCCAAGTGCACAATTTGCTTTGAATTTAAGCAACAGTTTGGCTGGAGCAACTCCGGAAACAAATCCTTTGACTCAGGCAACTTTCAATAACTGTATTATTTATGGTTCGAATACCAATGAATTTAATTTGGATAAAAATACCAGTGCAGCATTTGTATATCAATTAAACAATTGTCTATTGAAATTTAGCAGTTCAAGCACAAATCCGGATTATCAATTTACCAAAGATCCCACACATTACAATCAGATTATTCTAAATCAGAGTCCAAAATTCTTCAATGTTTCTCAAAACAAACTGAATATTGACAATACTTCTGCCGCTTTTGCGAAAGGAAATCAGGATTATATCATTCCATTAGATATTATTGGAGCCACGAGAACTTCCCCGCCAGATTTAGGCGCTTATCAGAGTGCTGCTTTTCCTAAATCTAAATAAAGTTTTGCCGCTTAAGATGCAAAGTTATCTTCACCATATAAGTGATGTAAGATAATTTAAGCTTTATTAATCGATCGAGTATATCATTTCTCGTTCCTCGAATGACATAAAATGAGACAATTTTGTAAAGCTATGATGGATTAAAATCCATCCCTACAATATAAATCGAGCCGAAGGCTCTTTACAAAAGTTCCGGAGGAACGACCAATTTTGTAGCAACGGATTTTAATCCGTTGAATCGGAATGTAATTAATCCCATTTTATGTCATTCGAGGAACGAGAAATCTTCGCAAGAAACTCCGTTCCTAAAATCACCAATCTTTGTCGAATTACGCGTGTGATTTCTCCCTCCGGTCGAAATGACAAACTTCGTGAGACTCAATTCTACACCCATTCCAAAATGAACTTATATAACTTACATGGTAAAAATCTACCCGTAAGAAAATATATCTAAAAATAATCTTTCCTTAACGCAACGCATTCATAAAAATAGTAGATTTGCTACAATAACTAAATTAACTCACTAAAAATCAATTTATTATTAACTCAAATCTTAAACCTACATTTTATGAAAAAACTCTACACTTTTTTATTATTACTCGTTTTTACGGCAACGTTTGCTCAAATTCCGTCTGGTTATTATAACACAGCAACCGGAACAGGTTACACTTTAAAAACACAATTGTACAACATCATTAAAGGACATACTGATAATGGATATGCTGGTTTGTACACAACATATCAAACCTCTGATGTTGATAATTTTTATGAGAATGACGGAACTGTTCTCGATATGTATTCAGAAAATCCATCTGGAACAGATCCCTATAATTATAGCACAGGAAGTACACAAAGATGCGGAAATTATTCTGCAGAAGGCGATTGTTATAATAGAGAACATATTATTCCGCAATCGGTATTTAATGAACAATCTCCAATGGTTGCCGATGCACATTTTATTACTCCAACAGACGGAAAAGTAAACGGAGTACGCTCGAATTACCCACACGGAGTTGTAAGCACGCCAACTTATATTTCTCAAAACGGAGGAAAACTTGGTCCAAATTCAACATCTGGATATTCAGGAACTGTTTTTGAACCAATCAATGAATTTAAAGGTGATATTGCCAGAATGTACTTTTATTTTGCTACACGTTATGAAAATACAGTTGCAGGATATTCATATGCAATGTTTGACGGTTCAAGCAACAAAGTATTTACAACTGCTTTTTTAAATATTCTTTTGGCATGGAACGCACAAGATCCTGTTAGCGCAAGAGAAATTGCAAGAAATAATGCGATTTATGCACGCCAAAACAATAGAAATCCATATATCGATCATCCGGAATATGTTAATCAAATTTGGAATCCTTCTGCAGATACTCAGGCTCCAACTGCTCCAACAAGTTTAGCTTCTACAACAAAAACAGCTACTTCGATTACAGTTTCATGGACAGCATCTACAGATAATGTTGGTGTTACAGGATATAATGTTTATTCAAATGGCGTTTTGAAAACTACCGTTACCACATTAACTGCAACAATTACAGGATTGACAGCTTCTACTAGTTATAATATAAATGTAACTGCCAAAGATGCTGCAGGAAATACATCTGCTTCAAGTAATAAAATTGCAGTAACTACAAATGCCAGCGGTGGAACCGGAGGAACGGCAACTGACTTGCTTTTCTCTGAATATATTGAAGGTTCTGGAAATAATAAAGCTTTAGAAATCGCCAATAATACAGAAGCTTCTGTGAGTTTATCTACTTATACTGTAAAAAAACAAACAAATGGTGCCGGAGCATGGAGCACAGGTTTAGCCTTGAGCGGAACATTGGCATCAGGAAATAAATTCACGATCGTGAACAGTTCAATGGCTTCAAGCTGTTATCCAACAAGTTCGGCAAATATTTCTACAACTGCTACAGAATTGACTTTCAACGGAAATGACGCTGTAGGTTTATTCAAAAACGGAGTTTTAATAGACATCATCGGAACTTTTAATGGCGGAACAGCAAATTTTGCTGCAGATGTTACTTTAAGAAGAAAATCGACAGTTACGGCTCCAAGTACTACTTTTAATTTGGCATCACAATGGGATTCATTTACCACAGATACGTGCTCAAATTTAGGTGCAAAACT
This genomic window from Flavobacterium sp. 9 contains:
- a CDS encoding PaaI family thioesterase, yielding MNYTKEQILERCNQFSKNTLMETLKIEYIDAGEDFLTAKMPVNPSVHQPMGLLHGGASVALAESVGSAASFFFIDPKEQEVRGIEISANHLKSIREGFVFGTARIIHKGRSIHLWEIKITDEAGNLISLCKLTNMVLDKKKA
- a CDS encoding chorismate-binding protein, which gives rise to MNDFFSTVKKHQEQNLPFVIYSKPNSSSIYALLQQNDTLYTVSDYSEKGFVFASFDEKQLILIPEEESKIISAEQTKVNFDFSEIEEVNFDLEAKNQYEDLVSKGIEAIKNDEFKKVVLSRSETIDLVNFDFSTIFQRLIHLYPTTFSYCFFHPQIGLWMGATPEQLLKASGNVFETTALAGTQKTTEESEILWQQKEKDEQQYVTDFIVKRLREVAASVNVTEPYSLKAGSIWHIKTDISGVLNDNSTLEEVIDTLHPTPAVCGLPKKKAKAFIIENENYDRTFYTGFLGELNSSFANKIASSDLFVNLRSMQIKDNKAILYMGCGITKESIPENEWEESVNKSMTMKRVLNVKKNSNC
- a CDS encoding neutral zinc metallopeptidase, with amino-acid sequence MKWQGRRQSDNVEDRRSISGGKVAVGGGIIGIVILLLNVFGGETGQTIGSALEQIQGGQQQTTETAAPLSKEDEEMGQFVRVNLADNEDIWGKIFAKNGLTYKNPKLVLFRGSVNTACGGASSASGPFYCPGDQKVYMDLAFFEELKTKFGAKGGDFAIAYVIAHEIGHHIQTLLGTSAKMRQEQEGKSEAEANKLSVALELQADFYAGVWAHYNEKNLDPGDIDEALSAANAVGDDAIQSKMQGHVVPDSFTHGTSEQRMYWFKKGFKTGDIKQGNTFDEIR
- a CDS encoding endonuclease; amino-acid sequence: MKKLYTFLLLLVFTATFAQIPSGYYNTATGTGYTLKTQLYNIIKGHTDNGYAGLYTTYQTSDVDNFYENDGTVLDMYSENPSGTDPYNYSTGSTQRCGNYSAEGDCYNREHIIPQSVFNEQSPMVADAHFITPTDGKVNGVRSNYPHGVVSTPTYISQNGGKLGPNSTSGYSGTVFEPINEFKGDIARMYFYFATRYENTVAGYSYAMFDGSSNKVFTTAFLNILLAWNAQDPVSAREIARNNAIYARQNNRNPYIDHPEYVNQIWNPSADTQAPTAPTSLASTTKTATSITVSWTASTDNVGVTGYNVYSNGVLKTTVTTLTATITGLTASTSYNINVTAKDAAGNTSASSNKIAVTTNASGGTGGTATDLLFSEYIEGSGNNKALEIANNTEASVSLSTYTVKKQTNGAGAWSTGLALSGTLASGNKFTIVNSSMASSCYPTSSANISTTATELTFNGNDAVGLFKNGVLIDIIGTFNGGTANFAADVTLRRKSTVTAPSTTFNLASQWDSFTTDTCSNLGAKLVKDIALETPETVDSTGIILYPNPSNGNFTIYFNNSEAPYSIEIISILGQKIFERSNIADSLSTINNLPKGIYIVHISKGSENFNKKILIN
- the bshB1 gene encoding bacillithiol biosynthesis deacetylase BshB1; translation: MKLDILAFGAHPDDVELGCAGTILKEVSLGKKVGIVDLTRGELGTRGTAETRDSEAADAAKILGVLVRENLEMRDGFFVNDEKHQLEVIKMIRKYKPEIVLCNAIDDRHIDHGKGSKLVSDACFLSGLVKIETSVDGENQEPWRPKVVYHYIQWKNIQPDFVVDITGFEEKKVEAIMAYKTQFYDPNSTEPVTPITSKNFFESLNYRAQDLGRLVGKDFAEGFTVERCLAVNSLEDLI